One Streptomyces hundungensis DNA segment encodes these proteins:
- a CDS encoding NAD-dependent epimerase/dehydratase family protein — translation MRVLLTGHQGYLGTVMAPVLKAAGHEVVGLDSGLFADCVLGPPPVDPLGAGASPAGAAPSTWGRVDLRDITAEHVAGVDAVIHLAALSNDPLGSLAPELTFDINHHASVRLATLARDAGVRRFLYASTCSVYGAAGGDELVTEDAPLRPVTPYAESKVRVEDDLHALADGDFSPVYMRNATAFGYSPRLRADIVLNNLVGHALLSGEVLVLSDGTPWRPLVHAADIARAFTAALTAPREAVHDRAFNIGSETNNVTVAEIADQVAEAVTGSRVVITGENGADPRSYRVDFSRFRAAVPGFDCEWTVKQGALELADAYRTFGLTREDFERRFTRLAVLRAATEAGTVDETLRWRR, via the coding sequence GTGCGTGTACTGCTGACCGGACACCAGGGCTACCTGGGCACCGTGATGGCCCCGGTCCTGAAAGCCGCGGGGCACGAGGTCGTCGGCCTCGACTCCGGCCTGTTCGCCGACTGCGTCCTCGGGCCGCCGCCCGTGGACCCGTTGGGCGCCGGGGCATCGCCTGCCGGAGCCGCGCCGAGCACCTGGGGCCGGGTGGATCTGCGCGACATCACGGCCGAGCACGTGGCGGGCGTGGACGCCGTGATCCACCTCGCCGCGCTGTCCAACGACCCCCTGGGGTCGCTGGCGCCGGAGCTCACCTTCGACATCAACCACCATGCGTCCGTGCGCCTCGCCACCCTGGCCCGCGACGCCGGAGTGCGGCGCTTCCTGTACGCGTCGACGTGCTCGGTGTACGGCGCCGCCGGCGGTGACGAGCTGGTGACGGAGGACGCCCCGCTGCGCCCGGTGACACCGTACGCGGAGTCCAAGGTGAGGGTGGAGGACGATCTGCACGCGCTGGCCGACGGCGACTTCAGCCCCGTTTACATGCGCAACGCCACCGCCTTCGGCTACTCGCCCCGACTGCGCGCCGACATCGTCCTGAACAACCTGGTGGGTCACGCGCTCCTGTCCGGCGAGGTCCTCGTGCTCTCCGACGGCACGCCCTGGCGCCCCCTGGTGCACGCCGCCGACATCGCGCGGGCCTTCACGGCCGCGCTGACCGCGCCGCGGGAAGCGGTGCACGACCGGGCGTTCAACATCGGCAGCGAGACCAACAACGTCACGGTCGCCGAGATCGCCGATCAGGTCGCCGAGGCGGTCACCGGCTCACGTGTGGTGATCACCGGCGAGAACGGCGCGGACCCGCGGTCCTACCGCGTGGACTTCTCCCGCTTCCGCGCCGCGGTCCCCGGCTTCGACTGCGAGTGGACGGTGAAGCAGGGCGCCCTCGAACTCGCCGACGCCTACCGCACGTTCGGCCTGACACGGGAGGACTTCGAGCGGCGCTTCACCCGCCTCGCCGTCCTGCGCGCGGCCACCGAGGCCGGAACGGTCGACGAGACGCTGCGGTGGCGCCGGTGA
- a CDS encoding DUF4910 domain-containing protein, translating to MAPVTALGEEMHALVERLYPLCRSITGDGVRATLAIVDEYIPLQVHEVPTGTRVLDWTVPQEWNIRDAYIADATGRRVVDFAASNLHVLGYSTPVSATMSLDELRPHLHTLPDQPALVPYRTSYYKPQWGFCLAQDTLDALPDGAYQVCIDSTLADGHLTYAEHVVPGQVADEVIVSCHVCHPSLANDNLAGIAVAVFLARRLAEQTPYYTYRFLFAPGTIGAITWLARNAEQIERVKHGLVLACAGDRGQLTYKQSRNGDAEIDRVMRHVLHTSQRPHTVREFTPYGYDERQFCSPGFDLGVGSLSRTPYAGYPEYHTSADDLDFVCAEALADTLAVCGEAFAVLDRNRRYVNLSPYGEPQLGRRGLYDSLGGRSDAKQAEMAMLWVLNYADGEQSLLDIAERSRLPFEAVAAAAGALRDAGLIKA from the coding sequence GTGGCGCCGGTGACCGCGCTCGGCGAGGAGATGCACGCGCTGGTGGAGCGGCTGTATCCGCTGTGCCGGAGCATCACCGGAGACGGTGTGCGCGCCACCCTCGCGATCGTCGACGAGTACATCCCGCTCCAGGTGCACGAGGTGCCGACCGGGACGCGGGTGCTGGACTGGACGGTGCCGCAGGAGTGGAACATCCGCGACGCGTACATCGCCGACGCGACGGGCCGCCGGGTCGTCGACTTCGCCGCGTCCAACCTGCACGTGCTCGGTTACAGCACACCGGTGTCGGCGACGATGTCCCTCGACGAGCTCCGGCCCCATCTGCACACGCTGCCGGACCAGCCCGCCCTGGTGCCGTACCGCACGAGCTACTACAAGCCGCAGTGGGGATTCTGCCTGGCCCAGGACACCTTGGACGCGCTGCCGGACGGCGCGTACCAGGTGTGTATCGACTCCACGCTCGCCGACGGCCACCTCACCTATGCCGAACACGTGGTGCCCGGCCAGGTCGCCGACGAAGTGATCGTCTCCTGCCATGTGTGCCACCCTTCGCTCGCCAACGACAACCTGGCCGGCATCGCGGTGGCGGTGTTCCTGGCACGCCGACTCGCGGAGCAAACCCCGTACTACACCTACCGGTTCCTGTTCGCGCCGGGCACCATCGGGGCGATCACCTGGCTGGCCCGCAACGCGGAACAGATAGAGCGGGTCAAGCACGGTCTGGTGCTCGCCTGCGCCGGTGACCGGGGGCAGCTCACGTACAAGCAGAGCAGGAACGGCGACGCGGAGATCGACCGCGTGATGCGACACGTGCTGCACACCTCTCAACGCCCGCACACGGTCAGGGAGTTCACTCCTTACGGCTACGACGAGCGGCAGTTCTGCTCGCCCGGCTTCGATCTCGGCGTGGGCTCGCTCAGCCGCACGCCGTATGCGGGCTACCCCGAGTACCACACCTCGGCGGACGACCTCGACTTCGTCTGCGCCGAGGCTCTGGCGGACACCCTCGCCGTCTGTGGCGAGGCGTTCGCCGTCCTCGACCGCAACCGGCGATACGTGAACCTCAGCCCCTACGGCGAACCGCAGTTGGGCCGACGGGGGCTGTACGACTCGCTCGGAGGCCGCAGCGACGCGAAACAGGCCGAGATGGCGATGCTGTGGGTGCTCAACTACGCCGACGGCGAGCAGAGTCTGCTGGACATCGCCGAACGGTCGCGGCTGCCGTTCGAGGCGGTCGCCGCCGCGGCCGGCGCCCTGCGCGACGCCGGGCTGATCAAGGCATGA
- a CDS encoding glycosyltransferase family 2 protein, translating into MTTSPRLSIGLPVYNGEQYLSESLDALLGQTYEDFELVVSDNASTDETQAICRAYAAQDTRIRYLRLPRNIGAAPNHNHVFTQCRGELFKWASHDDLYARDLLGRCVAALDERPEVILAHSGQAVIDGDGKVKVPYPYGLATDSPHAPERFRSLLFEPGGDDFYGVMRADVLRRVKPHDSYHHADRTFVAEITLHGPFHQVPELLYFRRDHPDRAERANPSKRSRCVNLDPRRAGPLHPTPRLLAEYVWGFASAIRRAPLSSADRRACYRHLAAWMTSRLRPGAGERVEDRAPVDPAEFTVSVDALVAGREGRQT; encoded by the coding sequence TTGACCACCTCTCCCCGGTTGAGCATCGGCCTGCCCGTCTACAACGGCGAGCAGTACCTCTCCGAGTCGCTCGACGCCCTGCTCGGCCAGACCTACGAAGACTTCGAGCTGGTCGTCTCCGACAACGCCTCGACCGACGAAACACAGGCCATCTGCCGTGCGTACGCCGCCCAGGACACACGCATCCGCTACCTCCGGCTGCCACGCAACATCGGCGCCGCACCCAACCACAACCACGTCTTCACCCAGTGTCGCGGCGAACTCTTCAAGTGGGCCTCACACGACGACCTATACGCCCGGGACCTGCTGGGGCGCTGTGTGGCGGCGCTCGACGAGCGGCCGGAGGTGATCCTCGCGCACTCCGGGCAGGCGGTGATCGACGGCGACGGCAAGGTCAAGGTCCCCTACCCGTACGGACTCGCCACGGACTCGCCGCACGCCCCGGAGCGCTTCCGCAGCCTGCTCTTCGAGCCCGGCGGCGACGACTTCTACGGGGTGATGCGCGCCGATGTGCTGCGCCGTGTGAAGCCGCACGACAGCTACCACCACGCGGACCGCACGTTCGTCGCCGAGATCACCCTGCACGGGCCCTTCCATCAGGTGCCCGAGCTGCTGTACTTCCGCCGCGACCACCCCGACCGCGCCGAGCGCGCGAACCCTTCGAAGCGTTCCCGCTGCGTCAATCTGGACCCGCGCCGGGCGGGCCCGCTGCATCCCACGCCCCGGCTGCTCGCCGAGTACGTCTGGGGTTTCGCCTCGGCGATCCGGCGGGCGCCGTTGTCCTCGGCCGACCGGCGCGCCTGCTACCGCCACTTGGCCGCGTGGATGACCAGTCGGCTCCGGCCCGGCGCCGGCGAGCGGGTCGAGGACCGCGCCCCGGTCGACCCGGCTGAGTTCACCGTCTCCGTCGACGCCCTCGTCGCCGGCCGGGAGGGACGCCAGACATGA
- a CDS encoding polysaccharide pyruvyl transferase family protein, with translation MTSPAQLPVRVGVFGLLGSGNLGNDGSLEAVLAYLRAEHPEAAVDALCGGPEIVTSRYGIPATRLHWYRGEYRTASRAGAIAGKGLGKLVDAARTAAWVRRHDVVIVPGMGVLEATLPLRPWGFPYSLFLLCASGRLAGTRVALVGVGAAPITSRVTRALVRWSARLATYRSYRDALSRDAMRSLGVDTARDEVYPDLAFALPTPRASAPPGPPGPVCVGVMDYHGSDDDRARAETIHRRYLDGTTRFVRALVEDGRPVRLLIGDEVDRPVVAAILDAVPSPLVTAAETSSLSELMAEMAAADSVVATRYHNLVCALKVGTPTLALSYAAKSDALMDRMGLAAYCHPAREVDADRLLDQFRSLERRSARLRQTLVERNLIAERQLARQFADLTAALFPAAARIPVHAMPEEP, from the coding sequence ATGACGTCACCCGCTCAACTCCCGGTGCGCGTCGGGGTGTTCGGGCTGCTCGGCTCCGGAAACCTCGGCAACGACGGATCCCTCGAGGCCGTGCTGGCGTACCTCCGCGCCGAGCACCCGGAGGCGGCGGTGGACGCGCTGTGTGGCGGACCCGAGATCGTCACGAGCCGATACGGGATTCCCGCGACGCGACTGCACTGGTACCGGGGGGAGTACCGGACCGCCTCGCGGGCGGGGGCGATCGCGGGCAAGGGGCTCGGCAAGCTCGTCGACGCCGCGCGCACCGCGGCCTGGGTGCGGCGGCACGATGTGGTGATCGTGCCGGGCATGGGCGTTCTGGAGGCGACGCTGCCGCTGCGGCCCTGGGGCTTCCCGTACTCGCTGTTCCTGCTCTGCGCGAGCGGCCGGCTGGCCGGCACACGGGTCGCCCTGGTCGGCGTCGGCGCCGCCCCGATCACCAGTCGGGTGACCCGGGCCCTGGTGCGCTGGTCGGCGCGGCTCGCCACCTACCGCTCGTACCGTGACGCCCTGTCCCGTGACGCGATGCGGTCCCTGGGCGTGGACACCGCGCGCGACGAGGTGTACCCGGACCTCGCGTTCGCCCTGCCGACACCACGGGCGAGCGCGCCGCCGGGGCCGCCGGGCCCGGTCTGTGTCGGCGTCATGGACTACCACGGCAGCGACGACGACCGGGCGCGCGCCGAGACGATCCATCGACGCTATCTCGACGGGACGACCCGGTTCGTCCGTGCACTGGTGGAGGACGGCAGGCCGGTCCGGCTGCTCATCGGCGACGAGGTGGATCGTCCGGTGGTCGCCGCGATCCTCGACGCGGTGCCCTCGCCGCTGGTCACCGCCGCCGAGACGTCCTCCCTCTCCGAGCTGATGGCGGAGATGGCGGCGGCCGACAGCGTGGTGGCGACGCGCTACCACAACCTGGTGTGCGCGTTGAAGGTCGGCACACCCACGCTCGCGCTCAGCTATGCGGCGAAGAGCGACGCACTCATGGACCGGATGGGCCTGGCCGCGTACTGCCATCCGGCGCGCGAGGTCGACGCGGACCGGCTCCTCGATCAGTTCCGTTCCCTTGAGCGGCGATCGGCGCGGTTGCGTCAGACGCTCGTCGAGCGCAACCTGATCGCCGAACGCCAACTGGCCCGCCAGTTCGCCGACTTGACCGCGGCCCTGTTCCCGGCGGCCGCGCGCATCCCCGTCCACGCCATGCCGGAGGAGCCATGA
- a CDS encoding dTDP-4-dehydrorhamnose 3,5-epimerase family protein: MKAIEVPEIDGAYLFVPTPHADERGFFCRTFDADVVRSVGLDPGAFLQDSVSRSVRGVLRGLHLRAGAGEAKLVRCSHGRIFDVVVDLRPGSPTYRTVASFELSGETQVTLYIPAGCAHGFQALTETADTSYRIDRPHDPAEDVTIAFDDPELAIPWPLPVTSMSQRDREAPTLDEALKRMER; this comes from the coding sequence ATGAAGGCGATCGAGGTCCCCGAGATCGACGGCGCGTATCTCTTCGTACCGACACCCCATGCCGACGAACGCGGCTTCTTCTGCCGCACTTTCGACGCCGATGTCGTCCGCTCGGTGGGCCTCGACCCGGGCGCCTTCCTCCAGGACAGCGTGTCCCGTTCGGTACGGGGCGTACTGCGCGGCCTGCATCTGCGCGCGGGTGCCGGGGAGGCCAAGCTCGTGCGGTGCTCCCACGGCAGGATCTTCGACGTCGTCGTGGACCTGCGGCCGGGCTCCCCCACCTATCGCACCGTAGCCTCCTTCGAGCTGTCCGGCGAGACGCAGGTGACGCTGTACATCCCGGCCGGGTGCGCACACGGCTTCCAGGCTCTGACGGAGACGGCCGACACCTCGTACCGGATCGACCGCCCGCACGATCCGGCCGAGGACGTGACGATCGCGTTCGACGACCCGGAGCTCGCCATTCCGTGGCCGCTGCCGGTCACGTCGATGTCCCAGCGGGACCGGGAGGCGCCAACGCTCGACGAGGCACTCAAGCGAATGGAGAGGTGA
- a CDS encoding glutamate-1-semialdehyde 2,1-aminomutase, whose protein sequence is MPQHADSGGELCLSRSRLANERLHALIPGGAHTYAKGDDQYPEHLAPVISHGRGAHVWDIDGNRYVEYGSGLRSVSLGHAHPRVNEAVRRELDRGSNFVRPSIVELEAAERFLATVPTAEMVKFAKNGSDVTTAAVRLARAVTGRPRVAICGDHPFFSVDDWFIATTPMSAGIPATAAELTVAFPYGNLAATEEVLTRYRDEVACLILEPAGHTEPPPGYLEGLRALADRHGCVLIFDEMITGLRWSPAGAQGLYGVVPDLSTFGKALGNGFAVAALAGRRELMERGGLRDSRDRVFLLSTTHGAETHSLAAAMAVQAIYVQEGVTAQLHALGERLARGVRDVAAAMGVGDHVVVRGRASNLVFATLDQNGQPSQPYRTLFLRQLLAGGVLAPSFVVSSALSEADIDQTVEVVAQACAVYRKALDAADPTPWVRGRPVKPVFRRLA, encoded by the coding sequence GTGCCCCAACACGCCGACAGTGGCGGGGAGTTGTGCCTGTCCCGGTCACGGCTGGCGAACGAGCGGCTGCACGCGCTGATCCCGGGCGGCGCCCACACGTACGCCAAGGGCGACGACCAGTACCCCGAGCATCTCGCCCCCGTCATCAGCCACGGCCGTGGCGCGCATGTGTGGGACATCGACGGCAATCGCTACGTCGAGTACGGTTCCGGCCTGCGCTCGGTGAGTCTCGGCCACGCCCACCCCCGTGTGAACGAGGCGGTGCGGCGGGAACTCGACCGCGGCAGCAACTTCGTCCGGCCGTCCATCGTGGAGCTGGAGGCCGCCGAACGCTTTCTGGCCACCGTGCCGACGGCGGAGATGGTCAAGTTCGCGAAGAACGGTTCCGATGTCACCACCGCCGCCGTCCGTCTCGCGCGCGCCGTCACCGGACGGCCGCGGGTGGCCATCTGCGGCGACCATCCGTTCTTCTCCGTAGACGACTGGTTCATCGCCACCACGCCGATGTCCGCCGGGATTCCGGCGACGGCCGCCGAGCTGACCGTCGCGTTCCCCTACGGAAACCTGGCCGCGACGGAGGAGGTGCTCACCCGGTACCGGGACGAGGTCGCCTGCCTCATCCTCGAACCGGCCGGCCACACCGAGCCGCCCCCCGGGTACCTCGAAGGGCTGCGCGCGCTGGCCGACCGGCACGGCTGTGTCCTGATCTTCGACGAGATGATCACCGGCCTCCGCTGGTCCCCGGCGGGCGCCCAGGGCCTGTACGGGGTGGTGCCCGACCTCTCCACGTTCGGCAAGGCGCTGGGCAACGGGTTTGCCGTGGCCGCACTGGCCGGGCGCCGCGAACTGATGGAGCGGGGCGGCCTGCGCGACTCCCGTGACCGCGTGTTCCTGTTGTCCACCACCCATGGTGCGGAGACACACTCGTTGGCCGCCGCCATGGCCGTACAAGCCATCTATGTGCAGGAAGGTGTCACCGCACAACTGCACGCGCTCGGCGAACGCCTGGCCAGGGGTGTCCGCGATGTCGCGGCCGCCATGGGCGTCGGCGATCACGTGGTCGTGCGGGGCCGGGCCAGCAACCTGGTGTTCGCCACCCTCGACCAGAACGGGCAGCCGTCACAGCCCTATCGGACCCTGTTCCTGCGTCAGCTCCTCGCCGGCGGGGTGCTGGCCCCGTCGTTCGTGGTCAGCAGCGCACTGAGCGAGGCCGACATCGATCAGACCGTCGAGGTGGTGGCCCAGGCGTGCGCCGTGTACCGCAAGGCGCTCGACGCCGCCGACCCGACCCCCTGGGTGAGAGGACGACCGGTGAAGCCCGTATTCCGCCGCTTGGCGTGA
- a CDS encoding phosphatase PAP2 family protein, translating into MTRRSAPGGVPAVLPRPLRAWLGIAAALAAVVVVSLGVLYAGRDRPGQVDVWAAPVGNDVSSPWRQLALILDSLGEPLGSAALVVAALAGSLLLRWSRAVVFIVVGVGVTVGAATLGKHLAGRTIHGGNLSYPSGHTAFFTALALMVALLAAGRLRLGRAAGTLLVCVVTLVAGAAMGWAQVVLGAHYPTDVLGGWCTAWVAVGATAWTVDGLANSTPAKVT; encoded by the coding sequence GTGACCCGCCGATCGGCGCCCGGCGGGGTACCCGCGGTACTGCCCCGACCGTTGCGTGCGTGGCTCGGAATCGCCGCGGCGCTCGCCGCCGTGGTGGTCGTCTCGCTCGGCGTCCTCTACGCCGGCCGGGACAGACCCGGCCAGGTGGATGTGTGGGCGGCACCGGTGGGGAACGACGTCTCGTCGCCGTGGCGCCAACTCGCCCTGATTCTCGACTCCTTGGGGGAGCCCCTCGGATCGGCGGCGCTGGTGGTGGCCGCCCTGGCGGGGAGTCTGTTGCTGCGGTGGTCACGCGCGGTCGTGTTCATCGTGGTCGGCGTCGGCGTGACCGTGGGGGCGGCCACGCTGGGCAAGCACCTGGCGGGGCGTACCATCCACGGCGGCAATCTCTCCTACCCGAGCGGACACACCGCCTTCTTCACCGCGCTCGCCCTCATGGTCGCACTGCTCGCCGCCGGCCGGCTCCGCCTCGGCCGGGCAGCCGGAACGCTGCTCGTATGTGTCGTCACCCTCGTGGCCGGCGCCGCCATGGGCTGGGCCCAGGTGGTGCTGGGAGCGCATTACCCGACCGACGTCCTGGGAGGGTGGTGCACCGCCTGGGTGGCGGTAGGGGCGACGGCGTGGACGGTCGACGGGCTCGCTAATTCAACACCGGCGAAGGTGACTTGA